The nucleotide sequence TCACCATTGCCTTTGTAGACGACCATCGTATGCTCAGGCAGGCCCTTGTGGAAATGCTCCAGAAAAATCCCAATTTCGAAGTGGTCCTTGAAGCGGACAATGGCCGGGACTTTATCGACCAACTGCCCACTTTGGCTTCTCCTCCTGACCTGGTACTTCTGGATATTAATATGCCGGTTATGAACGGCTACGAAACCGCCCTATGGCTGAAAAAGAACCATCCCAAAATAAAGGTGGTAGCGCTATCGATGAACGATCAGGAAACCGCGATTATCCGCATGCTTAATAATGGCGCGAAAGGTTATGTGCTGAAAGATGCTGAGAAAGAAGAACTGTACCAAGCCATTGAGCGGGTGATGACGCAGGGGTTCTACTATACCGATCTTGTAGTAAGTGCGCTGTCGAACACCATGCATTCACCGGATGGTACCCCGCAGCATCCTACCCACTTGATCAATACGCGCGAGTTTGAATTTATTAAACTGGCTTGCCATGATCTTACTTACAAGCAAATAGCCGAAGAGATGAGCCTAAGCCCCCGTACCATCGACGGCTATCGCGAGGCGCTTTTTGACAAACTGAACGTGAAAAGCCGCGTGGGGTTGGTGATGTACGCCATGCGCAACGGATTGGTGGAAAGCTAGTTGTCGAACCATTTTCCGACATTCTCCTCCGCAAAACCCAGGCTCGACGTCATGCCTTTGCCACCTACTCCGGTGATGATCTGCAGCCGGGGCGCTACTTCATATTCAAAAACTTCGTCGGGATGCTGGGCGTAGTATCCTGCCCAGGAGCGGGCAATGGTACGCACCGGGAACTTTACAATCCGTTCGGCTTCGGCCAGCATCAATTCATTGATATGATCTTGTAGATCAAAGCCAAGTTCGTCGGTGGCAGTAGCCGGGGCATATTCATGTGAATCGCCGACGATGATAGAACCATCGGTTGCCTGTTTGAAAAGGATATGAATGCCCCATTTTTTCAGTTCGATGTAGTGTTCAGGTACTGTCAGTTGGGCAAAAGAAGGGCAGGCTTCAAAAGCTTCGTAGCGCCGTAAGGTCAATCCTGTCAGCACGTTGGCCGCCATGTTTACCTGGAGAAGAGGCCGGGTCTGGAGCATTTGCAGTTTGCTGACAATCAAACCACTTGTGGCATAAATTTCAGGAAAAAGGAGCCGAAACTCACTGCCACTGCAAATGACCACCCGCCCGGCTTGCAGCCTTTCGCCCTGCGCGGTACGTACCTCGACTAAATCACCATTGGGCTCGCAAGCCAGTACGGCCGTGTCGGGCTGGTACCTGATGCCGTATTTCCGGACCCCGTACTCGATCAGGCGATGCACCATTTTGTCGGGTTCAACGCTGAGGTCATCGGGAAAGAAAATACTACCCTGCACGTAGCGATCATGCAGGTACGGGAAGCGTTCCAGGGTTTGTTTGGCCGAAAGTAGTTCGTTGGGAAAATCCTTGTCTTTAAAAAGAGCTGCTGACTCCTGAGCGATCTGCCATTCTTCGGCATCAGAAGCCAGGTACACCGACCCCTGTGCCCGCACGGTCAGGTCGAACTCCCGTTGGATTTCCTTATAAAGTTCCACGCTGCGCCGCCCATAAGTATGCCAGCAGCCCGCAAGTCCCGAAGGTACCACCTGCCCGAAATTGCGAACGGTAGCACTTACCGGCCGGTTGTCTTTTTCCAGCAAGGCCACCGTTTTTCCCAAACGAGCGGCCATCAGCGCGTGAGAGGTACCCAGGATACCTGCGCCGACCACAATAAGATCGAAGGGTTTCATTTAGATGTTTTCTTCTTCGATGATCGAAATTACCTCCCGCAAAGACCCGATCAGCCGCGTAGGATGATGCGGTGCCAGCTGGTCGGCAGAATGGGTGCCGTTGGTTACGGCCAGACTCATCCGGCAGCCTGCCGCGAAGCCTGACTGAATATCCGACGGGGTATCGCCCACGTTGATGACCGCTTGCGCATCATCGACGCCCAGCAAGCGCATGGCTTTCTGAATCATAAAGGGGGCGGGACGACCTTTTTCTACCTCATCGCTCGTAATAGAAGCCTGAATGATTGTCGAAGGGGTACCTATGCGCTGCTCGTTCAGTCCTTCCAGCCAGCCGAGTTTTTTCAGGATAATATCGCATACCTTCCTGTAGAAGCCGGTCGTGAGGGCAATCTGAATATTGTTTTTGTGTAAGAAACCAAACAGTTCCAGGCAACCCTCAGTGGGAGTAATGTCGTGGGTGAGGTAGTGGTTTTCCAATACTTGGGTAAAGGTCTCGTAGGATTGGTCCACGCGCGTCTGCCATTCGGGGGGGTACGACTGCCGAGAATTTCTTCCCATAAAGTCTGGAATACAAAATATTTGTGCAAACCCTGCATGGCCAGGATGCGCTCATCGCCGACGGTAAGGCCGGTTTGGCGGGCGGCTTCGGCAAAGCACGCCTCCACTTCGTGGTGATCAGTGACGGTGGTACCCGCCATGTCGAGAGTAACTAGCTGAATCATGATTTTTTGTATAAAAGCCTTTCAGTTACTGGATTTTTAAAAGTGATCTGAAGATAAAGGCAGGTAAAAATGAATGAAAATAACCGTTTTGATGCCTGGTAGGGCACTCTGCCACTTATCTCATTCCAAAGCCTGCTGGCCCAAATGTAAGAGGGTTTGTCAGGAAATGCAGAGTCACTGCGTGAAATTAACGTAAAGTTAAAGCTGTTCTTTGCGCGTATAAAAACCGATGAGTGGGTAATGATCCGAGTAGGGTACTTCCCTAAGGGTTTTAAACTCGGTCAATTCAAGTCGATTCTGGTCGTAAAACTGGTTGTCTATTCTAATAAAATTAGGCAGGTGGTTGTAGCTGAATCCAAAGCCCCGCCCCCGCTCTTCAAAGGCATTGGCAAGGCGTCGACGCAAGTGTCCGTACACGTAGCTGTAAGGGGTTTCATTAAAATCGCCACACACAATAATGGGGTAGGGCGAGGCGGCGATCCACTTTTCCAGCGGGTTTAATTCCTGGGCCCGGGTTTCGAAGCCACGGCGCATTTGGCGGAAGGCATACTTAGCTTCGTGTTTTTTCTTATCATAATCCTGCTCTGAAACCACCTGGGATAGTTGTAGAGTCATCGAGTACAGGTGAGTATTGATGATTCGGAGGGTATCCTTGTTCCAGACTATATCAGCCTGTAGCAGGCCATTCTGTCCACTGAAAAGCGTGTCGCGGGTAGCCAGAATGGGGTAC is from Salmonirosea aquatica and encodes:
- a CDS encoding response regulator transcription factor: MLYISPFITTLPTYTLTVMQPITIAFVDDHRMLRQALVEMLQKNPNFEVVLEADNGRDFIDQLPTLASPPDLVLLDINMPVMNGYETALWLKKNHPKIKVVALSMNDQETAIIRMLNNGAKGYVLKDAEKEELYQAIERVMTQGFYYTDLVVSALSNTMHSPDGTPQHPTHLINTREFEFIKLACHDLTYKQIAEEMSLSPRTIDGYREALFDKLNVKSRVGLVMYAMRNGLVES
- a CDS encoding TIGR03364 family FAD-dependent oxidoreductase — translated: MKPFDLIVVGAGILGTSHALMAARLGKTVALLEKDNRPVSATVRNFGQVVPSGLAGCWHTYGRRSVELYKEIQREFDLTVRAQGSVYLASDAEEWQIAQESAALFKDKDFPNELLSAKQTLERFPYLHDRYVQGSIFFPDDLSVEPDKMVHRLIEYGVRKYGIRYQPDTAVLACEPNGDLVEVRTAQGERLQAGRVVICSGSEFRLLFPEIYATSGLIVSKLQMLQTRPLLQVNMAANVLTGLTLRRYEAFEACPSFAQLTVPEHYIELKKWGIHILFKQATDGSIIVGDSHEYAPATATDELGFDLQDHINELMLAEAERIVKFPVRTIARSWAGYYAQHPDEVFEYEVAPRLQIITGVGGKGMTSSLGFAEENVGKWFDN
- a CDS encoding HAD hydrolase-like protein, whose amino-acid sequence is MGRNSRQSYPPEWQTRVDQSYETFTQVLENHYLTHDITPTEGCLELFGFLHKNNIQIALTTGFYRKVCDIILKKLGWLEGLNEQRIGTPSTIIQASITSDEVEKGRPAPFMIQKAMRLLGVDDAQAVINVGDTPSDIQSGFAAGCRMSLAVTNGTHSADQLAPHHPTRLIGSLREVISIIEEENI